In Capillimicrobium parvum, a genomic segment contains:
- a CDS encoding winged helix-turn-helix domain-containing protein yields MPDNAVARARLTAPAASRLAQALSHPLRAQLLALLNERPASPNELARQVDERLENVAYHVRVLRDLGCIELVDTAQRRGAIEHYYRAIERSYLSDDEWAGMPAEVRQSLAGQWFEATAVDIMTALSAGTFTTRDDPHWSFTRVQLDEEAWTALHDKLQEVLDLAFELEAQSVSRSVESGRPLTPSRLAMAHYEGGRRGGS; encoded by the coding sequence ATGCCCGACAACGCCGTGGCCCGCGCGCGCCTGACCGCGCCGGCCGCCAGTCGACTCGCCCAGGCGCTGTCGCACCCGCTCCGCGCCCAGTTGCTCGCCCTGCTCAACGAGCGCCCGGCGAGCCCGAACGAGCTCGCCCGCCAGGTCGACGAGCGCCTCGAGAACGTCGCCTACCACGTCCGGGTCCTGCGCGACCTCGGCTGCATCGAGCTCGTGGACACCGCCCAGCGGCGCGGCGCGATCGAGCACTACTACCGGGCGATCGAGCGCTCCTACCTCTCCGACGACGAGTGGGCCGGCATGCCTGCGGAGGTGCGCCAGAGCCTCGCCGGGCAGTGGTTCGAGGCGACCGCGGTCGACATCATGACCGCGCTCTCGGCCGGCACCTTCACCACGCGCGACGACCCCCACTGGTCGTTCACGCGCGTGCAGCTCGACGAGGAGGCATGGACCGCGCTCCACGACAAGCTCCAGGAGGTGCTGGACCTCGCCTTCGAGCTCGAGGCCCAGAGCGTGAGCCGCAGCGTCGAGAGCGGCAGGCCGCTCACGCCGTCGCGGCTGGCGATGGCGCACTACGAAGGAGGGCGCCGTGGCGGTTCGTGA
- a CDS encoding alpha/beta hydrolase, whose protein sequence is MAVRDRIDPDARAALDAFLDLVGPGGLNGIADIPARREKFTEVLTGLAATLPPVEGVESADRWIAGPPTPAGAPDVPVRIYRPSEGDGARPGLLFIHGGGMVVGNLETEDLVARILTKDLGCVTVSVDYRLAPEHPDPAPVEDCYAALAWMAGAAGELGIDPERLAVYGGSAGGGLAAGTALMARDRGGPALAFQMLIYPMIDDRDRTPSVHEFTDIGIWDRDANLEGWRCLLGDRVGGDDVSIYAAPARATDLAGLPPAYIDVGELDLFRDEDIDYAARLLRAGVPTELHVFPGAYHAAELQAVGSALANRVLGWRLDALRRALGVPAPAAVA, encoded by the coding sequence GTGGCGGTTCGTGACCGGATCGATCCCGACGCGCGAGCCGCGCTCGACGCGTTCCTCGACCTCGTCGGCCCGGGCGGGCTCAACGGCATCGCCGACATCCCGGCGCGGCGGGAGAAGTTCACCGAGGTGCTCACGGGCCTCGCGGCGACGCTGCCGCCGGTCGAGGGGGTGGAGAGCGCGGACCGATGGATTGCGGGCCCACCTACCCCCGCCGGCGCGCCCGACGTCCCCGTGCGGATCTACCGGCCCTCGGAGGGCGACGGGGCGCGGCCGGGCCTGCTCTTCATCCACGGCGGCGGGATGGTCGTGGGCAACCTCGAGACCGAGGATCTCGTGGCACGGATCCTCACGAAGGACCTGGGTTGCGTGACGGTCTCGGTCGACTACCGCCTGGCCCCTGAGCACCCGGACCCCGCGCCGGTCGAGGACTGCTACGCGGCGCTCGCGTGGATGGCGGGTGCGGCCGGCGAGCTCGGCATCGATCCGGAGCGCCTGGCCGTGTACGGCGGCAGCGCCGGCGGCGGGCTGGCGGCGGGCACGGCGCTGATGGCGCGCGACCGCGGCGGTCCCGCGCTCGCGTTCCAGATGCTCATCTATCCGATGATCGACGACCGCGACCGGACGCCGTCGGTCCACGAGTTCACCGACATCGGCATCTGGGACCGCGACGCCAACCTCGAGGGCTGGCGCTGCCTGCTCGGAGACCGCGTCGGCGGCGACGACGTCTCGATCTACGCCGCCCCGGCGCGCGCCACCGACCTCGCCGGCCTGCCGCCGGCGTACATCGACGTCGGCGAGCTCGACCTCTTCCGCGACGAGGACATCGACTACGCGGCGCGGCTGCTGCGCGCCGGCGTGCCGACCGAGCTGCACGTGTTTCCCGGCGCGTACCACGCGGCCGAGCTGCAGGCGGTCGGCTCCGCGCTCGCCAACCGCGTGCTCGGCTGGCGCCTCGACGCCCTGCGGCGCGCGCTCGGGGTGCCGGCGCCCGCGGCGGTCGCCTAG